The Ahaetulla prasina isolate Xishuangbanna chromosome 5, ASM2864084v1, whole genome shotgun sequence genomic sequence tacttccgcagctgttataatgtgaaaccaagattgaatgattgctggatcatttctgactaacaagtttctttagtcagctccatagattttcaattgggttaaggtctgggctattcccaggccactcctgcagtggaatatgattatcttgaaactccaaaaaaaagtgttattagccatcaaacctcaaaaatacacttttccccgaaggtttccacaattttggccactcctgtaaTTGTGGGAATGCTTGCCTATAATGACTTTTGCCTATCCCACCAAATTTCACAGGTTAGCCATACTTCAGGTCCCTTCTGGGAAGAGACGTAATTTGATGAGAGGCAGAGGGATACTTTTTCTGCCTGTCTTCCTCCTGGACTGTCATAATACCCTAAAGACTTGCTTCTTCCTTCAAACACTGGGACCTGGTATGTGTGGTTTGCTTTTATGCTGGTACAGATAAGGATGCCTCAAGTACATATAGATTGTTTCTGCTATTTTGCACTGTATGTATTACTCTTTTAGATGCCTGGTTAAGAGGGATAGCTACATgaatttatttgcttgcttgcatgCATGCGTGatgtgggacatggtggctcagaggctaagacgctgagcttgttgatcgaaaagccagcagttcagcggttcgaatccctagtgtcataTAACGGTgtgacctcccgttacttgtcccagcttctgccaacctagcagttcgaaagcacgtaaaaaatgcaagtagaaaaatagggaccacctttggtgggaaggtaacagtgttctgtgtgcctttggcatttagtcatgccagccccatgaccatagagacgtcttcagacagtgctggctcttcagctttgaaacggagatgagcaccgccccctagagtcaagaaagactagcacatacgtgcaaggggaaactttacctttatgcatgcatgaaagaataaatgaacagaaaacattttttttttacaaaattatgGAAATTGCAATACTAAATAAAGGACAAATCTTAGATATGACCTCTTTTCTCAAAAGCAAGAGACATGGTAATTTTTCCTTCAGCATATCAACTAAATGGCCTTTTCCACCTCCAGTAGTTCTAATACAGAAATTTCAACTCTGCAAAAGTGGTAAACAGGGATGGATATTTTTTTGGTTTGCTATCCTAACTCACCCACTTTCAATTTTTAGAAGCTCAAATTGATCTCCCACCCTCCCTATTTCAAACCCAGGAATTACAGTCTGGTGCTCATTCAGGAGGTCCCTTCTGAGGGCACCATTTGGAAATTACAATTTTCTTCTcacaaaagcaaaacaacaaaataattaaaagtgtTGAGGTGAGGGGTGGGCAGGTGTGTTCTCTGCTGAGCACTACTGCTAAAATAAATGAGTTAAAAACCAACACACGCAGCCTAAAGAGTTTTTTTgagttttattattaaattttatgtTATGGCACTTAGCAGCGGAAATAATTACATGGCTTTGCAATCAAAGCCTTAAAGATTTCAAAGCCTAGAATTTGCTGAGCTATTTTTCCAAACACCTTTTTACATTTGTTTCAAGAgctaccatttttttttcctgtattgcaattgtttttattttattttctctataatctttttttttgttttgcaaattaaGTGAAATGATCGTTTCAGTGTACTAATCAATGAAATTTACAATCATTATATAATGGAATACAATACTAACTGTAACAGGTTTATTGGTACAAGtttgttttacaaatatttaataatttacatGGCATTATCAAAAGtataacaatttataaaagaaactgTATGAACTAAAaaactcaaatttcttttatgtGCCACTGTGTGAGACAAAATAAAAAAGCATAACATTGCAGCaccatttaaaatgtattttaaaaaaataccccaCTGAATACCAAAATacattaatttttgtattatttctaatggtgactcattaaaaaaaacaaaaaaaacacaaagctaAATCAAGGCAAGGTCTCAAAGATGGTTTGGTGTGCAGTTTCAAAAATTCCTACAGAAAGTGATATGTAATATACATGTAATTCTCATCCAACCAAAGACGTGAACATATCCAAAGCACCTAAAATAAATTATACAGACAATATATTGTGTTGAAAAGTCATTAAACAAGTAGGATTAAAATGATGTGCAGTCCACAATAATCTTTTCATGTGAGAATGCAGCAGAGGTATAACCATATTCCATTTGGAATAAAATGAATGTCCATAACAAACAAATGTATACAGACTGTTCCAGCAGAAATGTTCTCCATAGATTTTTGAATTtcttaaaaaagaataatatactCAGTCTTCCATTAGTACACTGAAAATGACACCTCTTGGGAAAAAGTTGGATGAATACATACAAGCAAATTTTACTAACCATAGtccaaagcagtgtttctcagccttggctacTTTCAgaagtctggacttcaactcccagaattccccaggcagcaaggTCCACACATCTAAAAATGACGAAGATTTAGAAACACTGGTCCAATGCTTTGGTTATATAAAGTGCACTTTATCCCTGTTAATTGTACCACTTTATTGTGTACATATTTTACAGCCCAGTCTCCGACAAATCTTTAAATACATATTCCACTATATGCTATTAGGCTCAGATTTTTACAAAGTCTCTATATTCGTAACTCCGCATGCCTGAGGACAGAACATGGCATTCAGTGAAAGAGATAAAAATTCTCATGGAAATGTTGCAAAGTAGCAGAGGATGGCACAACTTTTGGCAGGTAATCATAATAAGCTACAGAAAGATTCATGACTGTTCACCTGCCCAACACTTCCCGGCTATAAAGATAGCCTCTGCTGCTTTCCAGAAATGGACTTACCTAGATCTGCGGGACTATTTACTTTTGCCCTAATCAAACAGagaatatatttattacatttacaaTCTGCTAAAACCTGTGTATCCTCTGAAGTACAGCAACTACACAACTAAATCACATTTTATTCCATCATATTTAGTAACAACTACTTGCTAACAAAAGTGAACTCAAATGTACTCTTATCATAGCTATAGCAATTACCTCCTCTGAGGAGAAACAAATGACTTCCATTCCCGTTAAACAAAGGCATCGGACTGAATACATGACATACCTTCAAGAACATGCCACCAAAAAGTAGCTTTGAAAAAAATGGTGAAAAATATGGCATGAACccaccatatctttaatatcTCTCATATCTTCTGTTGTATAAAGTTTTCAAGTTTTATGATAATACATGCTGTGCACTCCATCACTCTCATGGCAACTTCAGAAGTGAACCTGTCATTTGGAACctgtgggaaagggaggaggtCCGGATAGCGAGTTTTTAAGCTATCCACTCCATATGCTTCCAGTGTGTGGACGTCATTTGTAAGACCTTCAAGCTGTTGGCTATATTCTTCAATTTTTTGTGCTAATGCAGTCGGTTTCACATCTTTATCTGACTTCCCCCTTACTGCATAATCAGCAGCAATCAGAGCTAATTTAGTGGATAAGTAACATTTAAAGCAGACCCATTCATTGGCATTTTTATGAAGATCATTTCTGGCAGCTGAAAAGTTTGCTCTAGCTTGCCTCAACCATCTACGTGCTTCAACGGGATTTCCAACAGACTTGAACGTAGGTGGCACAAAAAATCGCTGCGAGTATGAAGGGCCGGTAGAGGAATGACTTTTTTCTCTAGAGTGTTGTCTTTCAGACTTATGGCTTGTGGCTTCTTGATTCCACGAAGTATAAAACCTTTGAAATGAAAATTTGTCTGACTGAAATCGAGAAGCCGAGGATGAAAATGTACGCCTGGATGCCCTGTCTGTATTTTGATCGATAAATGCCTGCTTTTCTAGTCTGttaatctcattttgtaaatgctTGAAAACCTCATTGGCTAGATCAAGGTTTTCTGCATTTTTGTCTGGATGCCATTTAAGATAAAGCCGCCTTATAATCTTTTTCCTTTCGGATTCTGGAAGCTTCCAGGCTTGTTCTATCACTGACGTAACTTCCCTTAAAATTTCTGGTAGAGAATTTGCCTTACCCTTTTTGGGGGAATGATGTTTAGAAGATGATGACGATTTATGACTCTCCCTgccaggaaaaagaggaggaattgTCCTTGGTCCGTGTGCTGGAAACTCCGTAGGACTTGTTGGAGTAGAGGGGGCACTGTCTTTGCTCTGAGAACTCTCATCGGGTCTTGAAAATTTGTATAAATCAAGGGAGCTTACAATTTTGTATTCGCTATAGCCAATGTCAATTTGATAAATCTTCCCCAAAAAACTGGAGTTTTCAGCATCTTCTCTTACTACCTCTTGCACTATTATGGCATACGTATATGTTGGATGATAAGATCCATAGATATCACCCCCTTCCGCATCAACAAGATAGCCAACATATTCACCTGGATAAAAAACATTCATTGGATCCATGAGAAGAGTATAGTGGATTTCAGATGGAATAGGAGTACCAGGCATTGGTAGTTCAAGTTTGGATGGTTCTGAAGAGTCATACTTGACCCCTAAACTGTCAAGCTTTTCGCTAATTCTGTAAATATCATTGCAGCCCAGCATTGCAATTAAATAGGAAGTATCAGAAATCAGATTATCAGTTGCAGATTTCAGAGTCATTGCTAAAGCTAAAAGGAAATTTATGTCTTTGCTATCAGAATGTTGTATGTAGAGTAGTATCACTGCATTTCCATACCGCTTTAAAAAGGCGAATGTTTCACTTTTACTGTGAGGAATGGGAGCAAAACCTTTAACTCTCAAGGTCGTTTGCAACTTCTCAAAACAAGAAACTTTCAAGCCTTCTCTTAAGGTCTTGCAAAGTTTTATGGCTTTTTCTTCATTGGCTAAAAACGTGTTGTCATTTTCATGTTTCATAATTCTAATAAGTCCTGTAATGAACTGTTCAGAAGAGAGCAGTAACTGAAGCCTGCCCTGAAGTGAACACAGTGCTCCAAATTGACATGTTTTAGGTGAGTCTTCATCCAACTGCTCTTCAAGTATACTACTGAGAAGGCGAGGCCTCAACTTCTGAGGAAACAGCATTATCAGCTTAGTGTGAAAACCATGGTCTTTCCCTAAGTAACACTGGCTAAGATCAACCAGCATTTGGACACCAATGTTTCCTTGAATTCTACTTTTATAATGTGGTGCATCATCAAAAACTAAGATGCTTGATTTTACCAATCTACCATCCTGGCTTGGAAGATAAAGAGCCAGTTCTCGCACATTCTCAAGGTCATTTCTAACTTTAACAGAATCATTCTGAAGGCTTTTAAAAAGGCCAGAGACAACCCGTTTAACAGTGCGCATTTCATtcgggtcaagctgttttccttcAGAGTTCTTGAATATGCGACTCAAAACCTCCACATACTGCTTTGTTGAAATGACATCTTCAGTGCCTAGGTGCTTAAATAGTTGGTGGAATGTGCCAAGTTCTAAAGGAAGTTTGTATAGGTAAGGTTTGAAGTCAGATTCATATTCTAGATTTATTACTACTTCCTCAGGTTTCAATAACTTCCAGCCTTCTTCAACCATCACAAAAGCAACTCCTCGAAGCTGAAATCGGAATTCCTTTTTCTCTGTACTAAGAAATTCATAGATGCTCCTTAGAACTTTAGCCCTCGTTTTTATCATATCTTCATCCAAAGTTGTTATATTGCATATATTTCTACAGTTATTTATAACTTTGTCTAAAGGAGGATCTAAGTTAACATTAAGCATTGTTAAAACCTGCTCAAGTTGTTCTTGTGGACCAAGACTGCTTCCTTCTTGTTCTCTGATACTTAAAGGTGTGGCTTTTTCTGGAAGTATAGGACATGAAGTCCAGAGAAGTTGCAAAACGTCTGTTTGTTTGAATTTAGGGTTTACTTGGGCTCCGCTAAATTTTATAAGAGGAAGTGTGCCATTAACTTCTTGATATTGTGGATGAAATCTAACAATTTCAGCAGGTGCACGTTCTGGACACAAAAACGCAATTAAAGACAATTCTTTAAGGAAGTTTCCAGATAATAAATCAGTTCTTTCTTGAAATATATGGTGAAGGAGGACATCCACTGTATTCTGCAGAGTATCCTTGGTCCAATTTTCAGTGTTGGCTCTCATGCTGATCTCTTTAGCAAACTGCAATAACTGATGTTGGGAAATAACGTGCTTTAGTCCCATATTTCGAAGCAATGCCACCCAGGATGTCAGAAAGGCAGCGCGGTTTTTTGGTTTTGTGAGCTGttccaattttttaaagaaatcttgaGGTATGAACAATTTTTCAGGAAGCATCACTTCAAAGACTTTTACAGTCCTGTCATAAAAATGTTTTGCAGGTTTTAGTCTATTACATGCATCATGAATGATCAAAAAGCTCTCTAACTTCTCAAACAGCTGCTCCTTTATTTCGGACGATTCTTCAATGCTAGAAAGCCTATTTTTCAAGTGAATCAGATGTTCTAGTTTTGCATCATAGGAAAGGCTTTCAATCTTTGGTAAAAGGTGCTTTAAATAAACTTCAAGATCATCTACTGGAACACAGTTTAGCACAGTGTACAAATCTTTTAAGTGGATTTTTTCTTCAAGAAAAGCAACTGAAGTTGTCTGTGTCCATTTATCCACTTCAATGGAGGGAATGCTTCTTGTGAGTACATAGCATGCCCCACATTTTGATAAGCTAATGTATCGTCCACTGATAGATTTGTAGCATGGAAGGGACTTCAAAACTTTTATGTCATCTTCAGAGGTCAGGTGATTTAGGTTGCAACTGAAATACATCAAGAGGGCCTCAAAGTCATTTTCAGCTAACTTTTCTGTCTTAAATGTTGAAGTTTGAATCATATAATGTATAGCTCTCAAAATGCTTGAGGGGTTATCTATATTTGCTGTATGTCCTGAGAGCAGGGCAACTAGAGGATTGTCTTTGGAGCAAATTTTGTTCAATGCAAGTTGAATACAACCAGTTTTCATTAAAGCATGGAAAACTTTATCAGTTTGGGAATTTGGGAAGAGAGCTATGTGCATAAGGCTGAGAGGAAGCAACACATCGCAATCTGGTACAACAAGCTGATTAGATGAGACAGTAAATTTTGTGCCTGGAAGCAATGTCCAATCCTTCAGGATCTCAATAACATTTTCAAATGTTGTTTTTGCTTCTTCCTGGTCATCTTTGTCATTAACAGATTCACCAATAAAATGCCACGAATTCTTAAGCCAGGATTCAGTTGCAAAGCTCTCTTTCCATCTCATACACCCTCTTGCTTTGTATTCTCTTGGCAACACAGACGACAATAAATCAGCAAAACTGGAGATATCAAATATTTTTGCCACATTGCAGTTAAGTAAGATATTGCTGTACCGCAAGTAGAGAGTGTTCATAAACAAATCTTTACGAGATGGAATTAATTCATGGTAAGTTGTTAAGAACTTTGGGCGTTTTGAATCAAATACTTGCAACACGCTATCAAGCGTAATGAGCAGGGGCAACCCTTCAATCTGGACCTCATTTTCTTCTGTGTCTTTAAAACAGTAATCAACAAGAAGCTTTAGACTgtgaaaaagttttaaatttgTCTGTTGAAGACGACAGGGCAACTTTCCAATGTGGCAGTTAGAATCCGGAGAAGAAAACGTCATCAAGAATGATCGAACATCAGCAGGAGTTACGTAGCTCACAGGAATGTCAGCATCCACAAGACAGTGATAAAGATTTGCAGTTTCATCACAACTGTAAATCAAGTTAAAGCCAATTTCTAAGAGAAGATGTTTGAGTCTATACACATTCTCTGCCACAGTCTTACGAGTCGTGATGTTGTACTCAACATTTTTGAGGTGCTGCAGCTCATCTTGTAGCAAGTTGTCGAAGAATGGCTTAGCTTTATTTGAGGTAGACATATTAACCCAAGTGATGATAATTGCAGAATGCAAATCAGAACCATCAACATTTGGTGTTCGCACAACAGGTAGCAGACGTTTGGATTCCTCGTGGATACAGCTATATACGGCTTTCACTAAGCAATACCAATCCGGTTGCAAGTCAAGTCTATTAACTGGGAAGAATGATAGAAATTTTTTCAAAGTGTCTTTCATAGTGTGCACAGACGTGTTTTGTAAAACTGACATGGTTGGATCAGTTCCCTGGAAGTAACGCTTTTTCAGCTGAATTAGAAGTTCAACGTAGGCTGGCGCTATCAGTGCTGTCATTAAACTATTATTCCAGTCACTTCGGACACCAACTCCGTTGTCATCACGCCACAGGTTTCGCCTGGCAGAATCCAGAGCAAAGTGTCCATTCACATGAAAAGGAAGCCCCGTTTCTAAAGACAAAGGTAAGAAACAAAATGCCCGATGTGGTTTTTTATAGTTGTGAGTAATACATGCTGCAACTCCCCCTCGAGGGAAAAGAGTAATATCCTCGTTCTTATGTGCCGATATCACACTCTTTGAAACTTTGTCGATGGCTGAGAAACCTGACCTATTGCAGATCAACCAAGTTGTGAGGTTGCCTTCGGAGTCCTCCGTAACCATAGTGTACGTGATCTGCTGCACAGGTATCTCactcagctgtttcttctttgttACACTGTCAATTACAGAAGCATGGAACTGCTTTCGTTTCAATCTATCCCCATCGGTTACTTTGCCAGTGACGGAATATAACACATTAAGGGCTCCCGTTGTTTTCTCTATTTCACAAATAGAAATTTTCTCCATGTGATTCAAAAACATCAGAAGTTCTGCACCATCCGTACGCAGCTTGTCTAGAAGATTCtgtaccatcctgtcagagcacGGCACGGAAGAAATTTCAGAAACTTTTGCCATGTCTCCATTTCTAAGTGGAAATCTAAACATTGTGCAGTTGTCTAGTTTAAAGTGGTCTCCTAAATAAAGATCCAACACATCAGAGAACTGGGTCCTGAAATCCGCATCCAAGTCCCGAAACATGCGTCCAGGACTAATGGATGTTGCCCCTGGAGCATATCTCGCATGAGGGTCAAAGATACAAAGAATATCATTtccagaaatgaaagaaggaCAATCAGTTATGTGATACACAGAATTGAACCCTATTCCATATTGACCTGTTTTACACGGATTGCCTTCTTTAGTGCCTTTACCAAGATTCTGAATCCCTCTAACATCATCTTCAGTAAATGGCTGGTTGTTGAAGACACACAATGCCGGGCCCTGAAGAGGGGACCATTTTTCATCAAATATTCTATCAACTGGGTGCTGCCGAGGATCAAACACAAAGCAGACTTCCGTAGCTTTTGCATCATCGGCGTTCTGAAGGAGCTCTTTCAGCATTTCTTTCTCGGATGGATATGCGTTAAGAATACTTTTAATTCTGCTGgtcaatttttctttctgtccaaATTCAGTTCCAGGAGCTGTGAAGCAGATATTTGATGCGTACCGTTCTAAGGCTTTGTGTCGTTTAGGTATTGTCCCAAGCTTTACTGCTACTTCTCTAGGAATGTCCGCATGGCAATATTTTACCGTCGTATCTTTCACTTTTATCCAAGGACAGTCATTGTAGCACAAAGAATTGGCTGGTAGAAGGGCAAGGCGAGTATCCGGTAATAAAATTTCTCCATACTTTTTTTCACAGAATTCCTGCTTCTTCTCTCTAATAAGGCTCCATATTCCTTCACTGATGATTCTCCTACAAAGTTGAAAATTTGCTTCTGTGAGTGGATTACCTCCTCTTTCCTGATCAATCGCTTCAAGAACTAGAGCAAAATCTTCCACCATAAAAGCGTGACGTACTCCTACACTTTCAAAGAGTTCGCGaaaattatttctgtatttattaggCAGCTGGTGAAGATGTGGTGCTGCCTCAAAATTAAGATGAAAAGCTACTTTTGTGGAGTCAACATAGCCATTCTCAACTAAAATGAAACTGTAATTTTTCAATTCTTCAACAATGGTTGTTTTTGTGGTTCCATTCTGTAGTAGTGCTTCATGGAGATATTTATAGCAAGCATTGGTGATATTTTCCTGATACAAAGTAATTCCATCAAAGCATTTTGCAActtcttttaattgctttataACCATAGACACAGTTGGTTTCTTAAGCAATCCTAAAAATTCTTTGACAGCCAAAGGGATAGTCCCACATCCTTTAAAGGAATGAGAATTTTCGTTAAGTATGGGTTTTAGTAGGCAAAGTATATCTTGGTAATCCACTGTGTAAAGGTCCACTGCAGAAAACATAGTTTCAGGTTCGAACTCAGAGCCCTTCCATTGTAAGGAGAAGCCTACGGGTTTTGTGAGAAACGGGAGAAATGGTATCGTTTGAAATTTTTCAGCAAAATCTTTAGCTCTTGGAtctttgtttttaagtttttcaTCTATGAGATTTAATAGTATACTGCTTCTGAGACAAGCTCCCGCATGATCAGTCCTGTTGATTTCTGCTACAGAATTTGCACGTTCTAACAAGTCTTCCCACAAAATGTCATCTT encodes the following:
- the SACS gene encoding sacsin isoform X3, which codes for MEIMVNLLDWSFCHYKMGILFHSLHRHQLRMQSISLQKLIQGLEGRLLADNLKPQVLSALKEASKSRGRQCTQLQLLNPERFARLIKEVMNTLWPSSEITVQWFPTSDKNHPPVSWLKMVWKNLYIHFSEDLSLFDDLPLIPKTLLDEEDAIDLIRLRAPSPIILDDGSETQLPEFLPEIIEQLGGIILKKLDPCIQHPLLKKYIHPPSPHIVLQIAEKLPLQKSVNQITSLPTSHKNALRSFLASLTDVTEKEKRVINELIIFRKIEQPLDEGSAFTALKACKVLHHNAKLPPDVKFSVSLIDSSDEATIRLVNILKAELLRTTDCIKFILKDIQNDFYSTDEAIRIMLWILENLTFLKNENAEVLDWLKPLKFIKVSEEKMVSASELFDPEVEILQDLFYGEEELYFPPTVFKTSPDILHALRLIGLKSENSLEEKDILCVAHKIEKLKDCASTSQESLTQKARTLLMILNRRSLLHSLETKATLKKIKWIPACKQRPPNYPSSLIWKGDHCYLCSPPEMCDISQATLIGSSVPLVESVQPSIEKALGITIKPNIKSVLKHFKVVVDWHSSKKFSDEDYYQFQQILLEIYGFMHDHLSEGKEAFKALKFPWVWTGKTFCSLSQAVIKSPPDLDLQPYLHSVPKTMAKFHQLFISCGSIEEMTPDHVSMVIQKIYLKSEQSLTEEKSKQNLHIMLNIIRWLYSSQIPASLNTPVPLYCSKKPFKLTMKPIHECCYCDIKVDDLNDLLDDAMEPIILVHEDIPMKTAEWLNVPCLSTRLINPENMGFEQSGQREPLTVRIKNILEEYPSVSDIFKELLQNADDADATQCNFLIDMRRNNDIRENLLDPGMAACHGPALWSFNNSEFSDSDFLNITRLGESLKRAEIDKVGKFGLGFNSVYHITDIPIIMSREFMIMFDPNINHLSKHIRDKSNPGIKINWKKQQKRLRKFPNQFKPFIGVFDCQLPLTVEAPYSYKGTLFRLSFRTQQEAKVSEVSTTCYNTADIYSLVDEFSICGHRLIIFTQCVNSMVLKYLKAEEANPEVAQETVTIKKSLCPSKAITTPFTSVLKEAAKLMKTCSSSTKKLPTESPKSSCILQITVEEFHHIFRRIADLHSPVFRGPEDDTVSFFEMAKTGQNKRPTDELPQKTVDSTTWLLCACMDTGEALKFSLHESGRRLGLVPCGAVGVMLCERQDQKWTVKSNFCNLGEVFCYLPLRIKTGLPVHINGSFAITSNRKEIWKTDTKGRWNTVFMRHVIVKAYLEAVVVLRNMAISGELEDYNCFAVWPDPDSVHDDFSVICQGFYEEIAHPKGKEGIRVFSDGSSWVSVKNVRFLDDSLLKRPDIGTAAFKIFLKYLKKTGSKNLCAVDLPSWVKTGFEEAGCKQVLLENTFSEKQFFSEVFFPNIQEIEADLRDPLMHYVLNEKISEFSEILCITPCIPCSLSEHPLVVPSRLIHPEGRVAKLYVKKDGRFPHGTSQDYLNPVILIKLVQLGMAKDDILWEDLLERANSVAEINRTDHAGACLRSSILLNLIDEKLKNKDPRAKDFAEKFQTIPFLPFLTKPVGFSLQWKGSEFEPETMFSAVDLYTVDYQDILCLLKPILNENSHSFKGCGTIPLAVKEFLGLLKKPTVSMVIKQLKEVAKCFDGITLYQENITNACYKYLHEALLQNGTTKTTIVEELKNYSFILVENGYVDSTKVAFHLNFEAAPHLHQLPNKYRNNFRELFESVGVRHAFMVEDFALVLEAIDQERGGNPLTEANFQLCRRIISEGIWSLIREKKQEFCEKKYGEILLPDTRLALLPANSLCYNDCPWIKVKDTTVKYCHADIPREVAVKLGTIPKRHKALERYASNICFTAPGTEFGQKEKLTSRIKSILNAYPSEKEMLKELLQNADDAKATEVCFVFDPRQHPVDRIFDEKWSPLQGPALCVFNNQPFTEDDVRGIQNLGKGTKEGNPCKTGQYGIGFNSVYHITDCPSFISGNDILCIFDPHARYAPGATSISPGRMFRDLDADFRTQFSDVLDLYLGDHFKLDNCTMFRFPLRNGDMAKVSEISSVPCSDRMVQNLLDKLRTDGAELLMFLNHMEKISICEIEKTTGALNVLYSVTGKVTDGDRLKRKQFHASVIDSVTKKKQLSEIPVQQITYTMVTEDSEGNLTTWLICNRSGFSAIDKVSKSVISAHKNEDITLFPRGGVAACITHNYKKPHRAFCFLPLSLETGLPFHVNGHFALDSARRNLWRDDNGVGVRSDWNNSLMTALIAPAYVELLIQLKKRYFQGTDPTMSVLQNTSVHTMKDTLKKFLSFFPVNRLDLQPDWYCLVKAVYSCIHEESKRLLPVVRTPNVDGSDLHSAIIITWVNMSTSNKAKPFFDNLLQDELQHLKNVEYNITTRKTVAENVYRLKHLLLEIGFNLIYSCDETANLYHCLVDADIPVSYVTPADVRSFLMTFSSPDSNCHIGKLPCRLQQTNLKLFHSLKLLVDYCFKDTEENEVQIEGLPLLITLDSVLQVFDSKRPKFLTTYHELIPSRKDLFMNTLYLRYSNILLNCNVAKIFDISSFADLLSSVLPREYKARGCMRWKESFATESWLKNSWHFIGESVNDKDDQEEAKTTFENVIEILKDWTLLPGTKFTVSSNQLVVPDCDVLLPLSLMHIALFPNSQTDKVFHALMKTGCIQLALNKICSKDNPLVALLSGHTANIDNPSSILRAIHYMIQTSTFKTEKLAENDFEALLMYFSCNLNHLTSEDDIKVLKSLPCYKSISGRYISLSKCGACYVLTRSIPSIEVDKWTQTTSVAFLEEKIHLKDLYTVLNCVPVDDLEVYLKHLLPKIESLSYDAKLEHLIHLKNRLSSIEESSEIKEQLFEKLESFLIIHDACNRLKPAKHFYDRTVKVFEVMLPEKLFIPQDFFKKLEQLTKPKNRAAFLTSWVALLRNMGLKHVISQHQLLQFAKEISMRANTENWTKDTLQNTVDVLLHHIFQERTDLLSGNFLKELSLIAFLCPERAPAEIVRFHPQYQEVNGTLPLIKFSGAQVNPKFKQTDVLQLLWTSCPILPEKATPLSIREQEGSSLGPQEQLEQVLTMLNVNLDPPLDKVINNCRNICNITTLDEDMIKTRAKVLRSIYEFLSTEKKEFRFQLRGVAFVMVEEGWKLLKPEEVVINLEYESDFKPYLYKLPLELGTFHQLFKHLGTEDVISTKQYVEVLSRIFKNSEGKQLDPNEMRTVKRVVSGLFKSLQNDSVKVRNDLENVRELALYLPSQDGRLVKSSILVFDDAPHYKSRIQGNIGVQMLVDLSQCYLGKDHGFHTKLIMLFPQKLRPRLLSSILEEQLDEDSPKTCQFGALCSLQGRLQLLLSSEQFITGLIRIMKHENDNTFLANEEKAIKLCKTLREGLKVSCFEKLQTTLRVKGFAPIPHSKSETFAFLKRYGNAVILLYIQHSDSKDINFLLALAMTLKSATDNLISDTSYLIAMLGCNDIYRISEKLDSLGVKYDSSEPSKLELPMPGTPIPSEIHYTLLMDPMNVFYPGEYVGYLVDAEGGDIYGSYHPTYTYAIIVQEVVREDAENSSFLGKIYQIDIGYSEYKIVSSLDLYKFSRPDESSQSKDSAPSTPTSPTEFPAHGPRTIPPLFPGRESHKSSSSSKHHSPKKGKANSLPEILREVTSVIEQAWKLPESERKKIIRRLYLKWHPDKNAENLDLANEVFKHLQNEINRLEKQAFIDQNTDRASRRTFSSSASRFQSDKFSFQRFYTSWNQEATSHKSERQHSREKSHSSTGPSYSQRFFVPPTFKSVGNPVEARRWLRQARANFSAARNDLHKNANEWVCFKCYLSTKLALIAADYAVRGKSDKDVKPTALAQKIEEYSQQLEGLTNDVHTLEAYGVDSLKTRYPDLLPFPQVPNDRFTSEVAMRVMECTACIIIKLENFIQQKI